One window of Leguminivora glycinivorella isolate SPB_JAAS2020 chromosome 9, LegGlyc_1.1, whole genome shotgun sequence genomic DNA carries:
- the LOC125229413 gene encoding elastin-like, which translates to MNTYVALTCLLAVVGMSHGGAIGAAGLGYGLGGLGLGGLGWGAPIVSAPILAPAVSTANLIKAAPIPVIKTVSAPIISSPVISTVGLGGWGGLGWGGLGWGGLGVGGLGKGVWSGVPVNSWGYGLGGKGLGWH; encoded by the exons ATGAACACCTACGTTGCT TTGACTTGCCTGCTGGCCGTGGTTGGCATGAGCCATGGTGGAGCCATCGGGGCTGCGGGTCTCGGCTATG GTCTGGGCGGTTTAGGTCTGGGAGGCCTCGGCTGGGGCGCGCCCATCGTCAGCGCTCCGATCCTGGCTCCCGCCGTCTCCACCGCCAACCTCATCAAGGCCGCCCCCATCCCCGTCATCAAGACCGTCTCTGCTCCCATCATCTCCAGCCCCGTGATCAGCACCGTCGGTCTCGGCGGCTGGGGCGGTCTCGGCTGGGGCGGTCTCGGCTGGGGCGGTCTGGGCGTCGGCGGTCTCGGCAAGGGCGTGTGGTCCGGCGTACCCGTCAACTCGTGGGGCTACGGTCTCGGAGGCAAGGGCCTCGGTTGGCATTAA